From the Pyrenophora tritici-repentis strain M4 chromosome 5, whole genome shotgun sequence genome, the window CACCGAAGTCAGCGACCGTGCAGAATGGGGCAATTGGGTGAGGCTACTATCCCCCGCTTCAAACATGGCCAAGACTAACCTTTTTAGTACTATGCCACCAAACAAGTCGACGGCCTTACTTACATGTCCGGAGCTGATGTCGATGTTCGGAGCATGTTCGACAAAACTGGCAGTCTTGGTAACCGGAAAGACATGAAGTTTCGTCCCATCAACCAAGATTGGCCTGTCTTTGGATATGCGCTGAACATGGGTTCCGTCGGTGCTACCCCAAGAAAGCAGCTGTTTACCATTGGTCTGTGCCAGGAAGATGCCATCCACTTCCTCGGCGGAACAGGACTCACCATACTCCAATCGCTGTGGAAAAGCTACTTTGGCAACGATCTCGCTGCACTATCATTCTTCTACCACGACTACGAcgaatcaaacaaacttTCTACTGACCTCGATACTCAAATCTCCGGCGATTCCAAGGCGGCAGCAGGCGACAATTATGCCATCTTGACTACTCTGGCTGCCCGTCAGGCATTCGGTGCCACCCAACTTGTCGGCACCCAAGACAAGTACTTTCTCTTCCTCAAAGAGATCTCATCAAACGGCAACACCCAAACCATCGACGTCATCTACCCAGCCTCACCTATATTCTACTACACCAACCCCGACCTCGTCAAACTAATGCTAGACCCGCACTTTGAGAACCAAGAAAACGGCCACTACCCCAACAAGTACGCCGAACACGACCTAGGCACCCACTACCCCAACGCCACCGGCCACCCTGACGGCAACGACGAAGCCATGCCCGTCGAGGAATGCGGTAACAACATGGCCATGGTCCTCGCCTACGTCCAACGCTCCGGAAACACAGCCTACATCCAACAACACTACGCCATCCTCAAGCAATGGGCGTCGTACCTCGTAACCGACAGCCTGCTCCCTGCCCTCCAACTCTCCACCGACGACTTCGCCGGCCACCTTGCCAACCAAACCAACCTCGCGCTCAAGGGGATCATCGGCCTCGCCGCAATGGGCGAAATGTCGCGTCTCGTCGGCGACACCAATAGCTCAGATTACTACACGTCGACCGCAAAAGACTACATGACTAAATGGCAAACCCTCGGTATTAATAAGTCTGCAAATCCCCCTCACGCTACTCTCACCTACAACGACGCTTCCACCCACGGTCTTCTGTATAACCTCTACAACGACGCCCTTCTATCCACCCACCTCGTCCCGGACTCCGTCTACACCATGCAATCCACCTTCTACCCCACCATCAAGCAGCAATATGGTGTACCCCTCGACACGCGCAATCCCTTCTACACAAAAGGTGACTGGGAAGTTTTCTGTGCTGCGGTCGCGAGTAGCAGTACGAGGGATATGTTAATTGGCGATTTGGCAAAGTGGGTAGGCGAGACGTCGAGCTCGGAGCCGTTTTCAGATCTTTACGAGACGAATAGTGGGGTTCAGACGCCCGGGATTGATTTCAAAGCCAGGCCGGTTATGGGCGGTATGTTTGCGTTGTTGGTGCTTCCCAAGGGGTATGTGGCGCCGCAGTAGAGTGGTGGTGATGATTGTGCATTTGCTTTTTGCGGTACTTCCTCGAAATGGCTGTTTCGGGAGGGAGGACTTGCTTTGCTGGCGTTTGGATGCTTGATTTGGGGTTGGGTTCTTTTTTGGGGCGCTTTCCTAGATGCGTCCGGGAAGAGCAATGCTGAGGCTACATAGAGGAGATGATGGCCTGAGATTGTTAATGTAATGAATTATGATCACTtttacctatttcatcaaCATTGGCTTGTACTCAGATGTGAGTAAGAGAGGAAAGAGTTCTGTCAACATGCAGTGACAAGATCCAATGTACAAGAAGACATATAACAAAACCCCAGAAAAAAGATTCCACTCCTCTCCAACCACCACCCTCACTTCCCCTCGCCCAAATCCTCCAACGCCAGATCCGCATCAACATTCCCCTCATACTCCACATCCTCGACCCACTTCTTCGCCAGAAAAAAATGCCAAATCCCTACCGTACAAACCCCCAGCCCCAGCCCCATCCAAACAACCGTCTTTACAACCGAAAATATCGTTATACTAGCCAAATACCGCAGCCACGGCGTGATAATCTGCTGCCGTTCAACCTACAGCATCATCGTCTGTCAGCACACATCTCCCCACTCCCAATTCACACCCACATAGATGCACATGAAATTCGAATTAGCTAAAGACTAGGAGAGGTATGGATACGTTACCTCTAAATCCGGATTAACACAATACAACAACAGCACCAACGCCGCCAGGATAAACCCCAAGAGAACAACGGTGAGTACTTGTATTACAGCAAGTAAAATCGATATATCGCGCGTGGTGCGCAGGACCTTGAAGCCGGCGGCTACGAGGGGCGTGACTTGTTCGAATGCTGCGTTTATCTGTCGGGAGTAGGGTAGGCCCATTTTGTGCTAGTTTTTTTTTCTCTCTTTGTATTTTGGAGATGCGGAAACGAGGGAATGTGCTGGGTGTGGGTTGCTAGGTTGGATTGATGGGCGCGTGGGAATTAAGAGATGGGGAAATGAATATATGCGATGATGGATAGGATGGGAGATATGGAAATCGATATGTATGTCATGATATAGCGGGGTGCAGGATCTGGGTGTGGGTGTGATGTGCGTTGTAGATGGTTAGACGGGATGAGCCGCTGACGTCATATGCGCTGGGTGGGGTGAAGGATTCCGATTTTTAGTGGATGGGTTTTTGTTACGGGTTTAGAGTCGTTTCATGTGTGGTAGAGTCTCTGAGATGTTACTAAACACGACAAGCAGAGTAAGAGATGTCACTTACGAGCCAATTCCGCGACCGTATTTGTTGACTTCCCAGCCAAATTAAATGGCAAATCGAGGACATTGTCTACGTACTGTATTGCACCAGCTTTCAAGAGTGGGAATGTGACATGATCGGAGATCCCAGGGAAGGATAGCCATCTTTGGTCGTTATAACGATTAGCTAGATGAAAGATTACATATAACAGACTCACACGAGAGGAATATCATCAATATGCATCAAGGTAGCGAGTCTCTAGCGTAGTCTATACGCGATCATAAGCTATATGCCCATCTAGAATGCCCAAACCCGACCCAGATACATGCAATACCAACGCCCAGTATACATGCCTATTCAACCCCCTCCCCTAGTATACCCTCTCACAAAAACgccgctgccgccgccgccgccataACCCCGAACTCCGCCCCTAACCACCCACTCGCTATCGCCGTCGGCACCGCACCCCCCGTCGACGTCGCCGTCGTCTGCCTTCCCGCAATAACGCTCCTCACAATACTAAACTGGTCCTGCACCTGCTGTTCCTTGAACGCCCTCGCCCTACTCGGCAGCGCCGTGTACCAGTCCGGTTTAGAAAAGTACGTCGGCGTCTCATCCGCCATTGTGACTTCAGCTGGTATACTATAGTTTGTGGCTGTCCTGACGAAGTTGTCGATTTCGGAGCGCGCAGACGTGAGAGAAGCTTGGTACGAGGGGCCGAGTGAGGCTGTGAAGCGGCCGTAGGCGAGTTTTGCGTTGAGGAAGACGGATGTGGTCCAGCTGGCTGCCTAAAGGAAGGGGGTTAGTAAGAATATTGGGGTATAGGTGGGCTGGGAGGTGTACATCGGCTGGGTTTGGGAAGCTAGGGATGGCGGTTGTGGGAATGGGCGGCTCGGTGTAGACCATGAAGTCTGCGGTGCAGCACGCCGCAGCGGCTAGGAGAAGAAGGCCAGTTTTCTTGAACATGATTTTCTGCGACGTTAAAAGCCTGCGGATATGAGAAGAGTAGCGAGAGGAATCTACTGCGATGCGCGGCGGTGAACAAGAGGGAATGACAGATGCGCACGCTCTAGGGCTACCAAACGGTGAGTAGAAGGAAGTAAGGAAGCAGATGTCACAAGTGTCTGGCGTTGATGACACAAGACATCATCCATCATCCAAGACTTTGGCCTCGTATCAAACCGTTCCTGCTCCACATTTAGTTCATGGCGTCGCAATGTCCTGGGCACCGCGTGGCGCTGGACATGGATGAAGAGCGAACGAGGCTATGCAACGGGAAACGGGACGCGCATATCCCGGCGTTAAGCGCCGTTTTAACCCCGGGCCATGTGAACTCGCTAAGCATGTCCGGGTTTCCCGCGGGGACAGCGGGTTACATGGCTACTAAGTCTAGTACACTGGTATTCTAGAAATGCTGTAGACTTAGTAATCGCTGTTTTGACTAGGTAGTCAAACTTAGATTCAACCGCGGACCATCGTCATGACATTCACTCGATACTCCAAGCCGCACTATCTCGAGATCAGGACATTCCACTACCAGCCTATCCAGTTGAATTGTAGAAGTCGTTTTAGATCCTAGGTACTGTGCACCTCTCTAACATCTTGAATCTAGGGAGAAAACGGCCTTGATTGGCTTAAGTAGCGTCTCCAAGGACCAAGACTTCCAAGACTCGAATTCTGCTGCCCATGTCTACTAATCTTCCAAGACCTCCCCGCTTCCTGCAGGCTCAGATATCACCTCGCCCTGGTATTTCGGGCGTGATTTGATCCACTAGACACCGCTCATACTTCCGCATACTTAGTCGTTGGGAACATATCATCCAACACTCTTCTCAGTAGCACTCCGAAAGCCAATCTCAGACTGAAGCCTTTTCAAGCCATCTCGGCGAAGAAACAATAGGGCAAGATAGATCTCGAGAAAGCCTCTGATAGCCTGCAGGATCATGCCTATAGCTAGATTTCGTCATGAGCATATCCAGGTTGTCTTTAGTTGTAGTTTAGGTCTCGCCAATGTGTTCGTATCCATATCGCTATGCTTCGGTTTCCTCCCTTCCTATGATATGAAAGACCGCGGCGATGATCAAGCCTCCACGGTTTTCAAACTCAAGTGCCCCCTCGTCCATGGTTGTGAGAGCGCCTAGGGTGGTCGGGATGAATAATAAAGCGGTGGCGATCCATTGGTAAGGAAATTGAGAGCGCTCTTCGTTTTCGACAGGACAAAGAAAATGTGCGGCATCGGAGGATTCGTTAAGTCAGGCAAACACATTGGCTGCCTTGACTGTGGCTTCTCAAGAGCATCCGTACCCCTCTCGCGTTTTTCTACTGCGATATTGCCTATTACCCAAAATCAGAGTCACCTGCAATGCTTAAATCGTATTAAACATCTTTATCAAGAAGCTCGTGTGTGTGTGGGTGGGCGATGTCTCGTTTGCGTGGTTCGACTAGGAAAGCTAGATTGGCTAAAATGCAGTGAGTACGATGCACATAAGATCCTGGCCTACCCAACCCTCTCCATGTAGTTTTAGATTCCGTGATGAGGATGAGAAGGCGGGGATGATACTATCGCCCATATATTAAGCCTATACAAAACTCCCTGGAAGGACAAGATGTTTTGTGCGATATCGATATCGAGAGCGCGAGATGTTTTGTAGCTCGCCAAGTTCTCGTTTCTCCCCACAGTCGCGAAGAATCGGGTCTTAAGGAAGATGCGTGAGCCGTCCGAATCATCTACCAAATTTGGGTACCGTCGCTGCCTTCCAGATCCATATGTTGCGGTAGTTAAAACAATCAACTCTCATAGTATTCCGTCGATTACACTGTTGTGTGAAGATAGAATGTGCTACG encodes:
- a CDS encoding DUF1793 multi-domain protein — translated: MHLSLLGVLGGLLLTTAVQAVSTFTPTRPPSLPLAVKSPYLSTWFPAGSNGGNGGYLPGQWPSFWTGQWLGWTGLIKVDGTTYLWMGAPKDFNNKANQTSFEYTSTKSIFTMTAGNVELKVTFLSPLTPKDYKRQSLIFSYMDIEVSSLDGSEHDVQLYTDISAEWASGSLTEVAQWDFGSTDGLLYHKVWKQNQQTFTEVSDRAEWGNWYYATKQVDGLTYMSGADVDVRSMFDKTGSLGNRKDMKFRPINQDWPVFGYALNMGSVGATPRKQLFTIGLCQEDAIHFLGGTGLTILQSLWKSYFGNDLAALSFFYHDYDESNKLSTDLDTQISGDSKAAAGDNYAILTTLAARQAFGATQLVGTQDKYFLFLKEISSNGNTQTIDVIYPASPIFYYTNPDLVKLMLDPHFENQENGHYPNKYAEHDLGTHYPNATGHPDGNDEAMPVEECGNNMAMVLAYVQRSGNTAYIQQHYAILKQWASYLVTDSLLPALQLSTDDFAGHLANQTNLALKGIIGLAAMGEMSRLVGDTNSSDYYTSTAKDYMTKWQTLGINKSANPPHATLTYNDASTHGLLYNLYNDALLSTHLVPDSVYTMQSTFYPTIKQQYGVPLDTRNPFYTKGDWEVFCAAVASSSTRDMLIGDLAKWVGETSSSEPFSDLYETNSGVQTPGIDFKARPVMGGMFALLVLPKGYVAPQ
- a CDS encoding DUF3530 multi-domain protein; translation: MFKKTGLLLLAAAACCTADFMVYTEPPIPTTAIPSFPNPADAASWTTSVFLNAKLAYGRFTASLGPSYQASLTSARSEIDNFVRTATNYSIPAEVTMADETPTYFSKPDWYTALPIL